The Streptomyces armeniacus genomic interval GGTGTCCGTGATCCGGCTGATCCGCACCCCCACCCCGTCTCGCAGCACCTTGGTCATCGGCCAGCCGCGTTCCAGATCCGCGGTGTCGACGTGCGGTGCGATCTCGGGGTGCAGCAGGTTCTCCGCCCAGTTCGTCGGCTCGCCGCTCTCCCGGTCGCGGCGCAGCCGGCGGTACGTCATGGTCTCCTCGATGTCCGGGAAGTATTCGGCGAGTTCGGTGGGCACCACGCCGGGGCGGTGCGACAGCAGTTCGGTCTCCTCGCCGGACTGCTGGGCGACGATGGCGTCCACCGAGCCCAGCAGCCGTACGGTACGGGCGCGGTGCGCGTCCGGTTCGATGAACGTGCCGCGCCGCCGGTGGCGGCTGATCAGCCCCTCCGTCTCCAGCTCCTTCAGGGCCTGCCGCATGGTCAGCACGCTCACGCCGTAGTGCTCCGCCAGCCGGTCCTCGGTCGGCAGGCGGAGCGGCGCGTCCGGCGCGCGCCCGAGTATCGAGGCACGCAGTGACTGCGAGACCTGATACCAGAGCGGCAGCTTCCGGTTCAGTTCGAGCGAGTCGGGCGCGAAAACGGTCACGGTCGGCTTCCTGTTGCTCGGGACTCGGACTCGGGAGTCGGGGACTCGGGAGCCGGTCTCGGGGGCTGTGGACTCGGAACCCGCGGCCTCCGGTCATGCTCCCGTCATGACCGGAAGTGGCGTTCCAGACCCTGCCACACGTCGTCGTAGCCGCTCTGGAGATGGCCGGCGGCCATCGCCTGCGCGGTGGCCGTCACCGGCCAGCGGGTCTCGAACATGAAGGCGAGCCCATTGTCCACCTTCTGCGGCTTCAGCTCGGCGGTGCTGGCCCTGTCGAACGTCTCACGGT includes:
- a CDS encoding GntR family transcriptional regulator, with translation MTVFAPDSLELNRKLPLWYQVSQSLRASILGRAPDAPLRLPTEDRLAEHYGVSVLTMRQALKELETEGLISRHRRRGTFIEPDAHRARTVRLLGSVDAIVAQQSGEETELLSHRPGVVPTELAEYFPDIEETMTYRRLRRDRESGEPTNWAENLLHPEIAPHVDTADLERGWPMTKVLRDGVGVRISRITDTVEARLADPETAKLLDVPLLSPILHYTGVTYDHTGRVVDVARIHYRGDRFSLSVTVDARTD